GGAATGTTGCATGTCACGAAAAAGCAGCGAACTTGTCATGACGCTTCTGTAAAAAATATGTAAGTTTACCGTCAgtttctagcgcaagtgacaaaaaaatttgatgattgatatttgagatccaaatttaaattctaattaatttatattttcagctaaatttatttttaaataaaataaacgaagtgaataatatgctatctttctctctcaaaaaaaatataagattaatacatatatatatataaaccttttttttcccacaaattttatttttatttgccgaatattttttgatttgattttaataATTTGACTTGTCACGTCCTAAAGTTGTACTTCCGTCAGCTAATACATTCTGTATGCTAGATGCAATTCTTACAAAAGACGTTActtgtttcttgtttttttttatttctattttttaatcatgcatcaaatttgaaagaaaatgcCTCCtttttagataaataaaataaacaaagtagtAAGACAGTGCCAAACTAGCTCTTTCaataacaaagaaaataaaaaaaaaaattaaagccaaACGAACTACGCacgtaaatttaatttacagaATGTTTACATATAATTAATCCGCCAACAAATTATCAGCTACAAATTAACTAACTTGCatgcgtgtatatatataatctcaCTAAAGTAAGGTCACCCGCCCCGGTCACAACGGCACTCAACGGACCCAATCGATCGGACCCGAATCCTTATCCCAAcaattaatgaaaataaaatgggGTGGGTTGGTTGTCATAATCTCCAACCGTGCAAAACGCTTTACCAAAATCGTCCCAAAACCTCCACAACCCAACCCCAACCCCCTCCTCTCCCGGCCTTCGCCGGCGGCAACAGCTCCGACCGACATAACGGGCACGTCACCTGGCCCACGTCGATCCATCGGTCAACGCAGCACCGGTGGAATGCATGTCGGCAGTTCGCCAGCTCCCTAACTTCGTCGCCGCACCGCAAACGTTCCAAGCAGAACACGCACCGCTGACCGTCGACGGAGCTCGCGAATTTCACTACGGGGAGGCGGTCTTTGACGAACGAAGGCGCGGGGGCCTCCGGTGCGCCGGAGAGGAGGCGCAGTTGCGGCGGAGGGGAGCGGTAGAGCccgaagaaggagaggaggacgaggacggTGTGCCGTACGCGGTCGACGAATTTGACGAAGAGAAGCAAGGGCCGGGGAACGGCCATACAGATGCACACTAAAGGGATTCCCATGAGGAATTATGAGagatatgtaaatatatatatgtatatatatatctatctatgaGAATAAGGATCGAGAATTATAGATAGTTTGAATTGGTGAGGAATTAAGAAGGGGTGTGGGTGGAGAGgggtttatatatatgttatgttatGTTATGTAGACTTGTGTAGCATGCAATGGGGAAATGCAAGAGAGGTCGTTGAGAAAGCACGTGCCGGTTTCTGAGAGTTTTGGGCGGCTTCTGGTCTTTGAAGGTCCATGGTTTTTAATTAATTGCTATCTCCCCCGCCATCATCCTTTGACCGAACTGATTTAATTGGATTTTTGATAAACGGGTAGTAATTAATGCTACAGTTATTATAAATATGTATGTGCACGGcgaaaattagataaattagtTATACTAGTGCATCTAATAAAagtatttactatttaatttcttAACTTTGGATTCATAATAGTATCCCCACTGAATAATAAACCATCAGAATCTAAGGATTAAATATTAAACAGATAGTAATCTAGCCCCGcaaaaatttatacattataCATTATCACATAAATAcggtacatatatataatatgttgaatgtaaaataattaaaatatactatttttggACGACTTAATTTATAGAGATGAATgcatattttacataatttcatAGCCATGCATGGGTAATTAGTTCGAATTCCACCGAACTCTGAaaagttttttctaattttcaaacGCATTTAATAATCCCATGTTTAAATCTTGAATCTATTAACTTTGATACTGCCTTTGCTATTTAATTTGTTGGACTTGATCAAACTGGTAGAGGAACGCAAGAGATCATATGAAGCAGCCACACgcatacatgcatatataatgaGTGACCCCTTCAACATTACGCCGAACGAACTTATAATTGTGGGACACGTTTTGAACTTGTACAAGATTCCACTTGCCCAAGTCATAAGTATAGGAGGAAATTTAATTTGGCACGTAAATTAAAGTATCTGATAGATAGGATTTGATATGTgcagtaacttttttttttttctcccttttaatTAGTTGGGGCCAAACGTGCGTGGATTAATTCCTCTATCGTTCTCCTCCGATTCAAAGTTTGATCCTGTGTCAATGTAGTCGTAGGTTCAACATCCGGATGCCTagctattcatttatttatgattattttgtttaaaatgagaaaaattaaagataatAGCTATTATTAATTTAACTATTCAATCCTGCATCACCAATCGATCGTTAGCTGCCCATGTTCAATATTTTAGTACCAATATACAATTCTCTTAAAATAAAAGCTTatgttcaaattaattttagtaCCAATATTTTAGTTCCAGTAAGTACGCCGACGATTATAAAGattttgaaagaatgagaataTTTCGAATGCGCTCTAAAGATGATCTATTCGCAACagtaacttttttatttatttgcgtgagactttatattatttgtactaTGTACTTGTCTTGATGAGCTAGACCGGCaaccaaaaattaattataattttacaattttatcattcaataatttatattttcttactaattgtatttttttattactaaaacataagtacaatattttaaatttcaagagaAAGGATTACAACTCTTggatcaaaaattttgattctataattttttttttaagagatagctAGTATACTACCTGcatcgtttatttcatttagaaataaattttgctgaaaatgtgaatcaattagaattcgaatttggaatctcAGATACTAA
This genomic window from Ananas comosus cultivar F153 linkage group 3, ASM154086v1, whole genome shotgun sequence contains:
- the LOC109707255 gene encoding E3 ubiquitin-protein ligase RHA1B-like — protein: MGIPLVCICMAVPRPLLLFVKFVDRVRHTVLVLLSFFGLYRSPPPQLRLLSGAPEAPAPSFVKDRLPVVKFASSVDGQRCVFCLERLRCGDEVRELANCRHAFHRCCVDRWIDVGQVTCPLCRSELLPPAKAGRGGGWGWVVEVLGRFW